Proteins encoded within one genomic window of Rhinoderma darwinii isolate aRhiDar2 chromosome 5, aRhiDar2.hap1, whole genome shotgun sequence:
- the OTULIN gene encoding ubiquitin thioesterase otulin isoform X2, protein MGQLYTYFHRSKQEPDVPVKEEVEGPPESSQQLEPEFLNCVAEVSYYTRRNPLLPENSDEIENGEKTLDFLDTGDIYFNQIQGIMALEPMNCVCVDQNTKRSSGEWSNAHDVGMLSECSKRSKLFRDPQHEMTDGCETVSGSPSVSEQKQPEDVPEPLHICEDSTEMGHCVKIQHEKPPSDLSQEEKLGTAEISSEDVTHGICSSQTSQRSESKGQMCTGQKEWSQDTDEDIYRDEDEIEKEKIQKGVATHEKALTDDLKLGVGPEVDIIEYCQREWRGKTTVAKKMKEGYEEVSHFFGSIRRVRGDNYCALRATLFQCLSQMTKLPQWMDEDLTQLPEKLVKKYEWIKLWRFWHSHGSKKTWVQIKESLELFKKKWSELSELKIPDEKRAACDEIFQNEEEYCLYEAVKFLMLKTAIDLFNANEDGKEVPVFSWLLFARNTSNNPREFMKNHLNHVGHSGGLEQVEMFLLGYALHHTIKVYRLYKYGTDEFITHYPDDQADWPVVTLITEDDRHYNVPVGVCEETSL, encoded by the exons ATGGGACAATTGTACACATATTTCCATCGCAGCAAACAAGAGCCAGATGTACCCGTAAAAGAGGAAGTAGAGGGCCCTCCCGAAAGTTCACAGCAGCTCGAACCTGAGTTTCTGAATTGTGTTGCCGAGGTGTCCTATTATACCAGAAGAAATCCTTTACTTCCTGAAAATAGCGATGAGATAGAAAATGG AGAAAAGACTCTTGATTTTCTGGATACTGGAGACATTTACTTTAACCAGATTCAAGGAATAATGGCGCTGGAACCTATGAATTGTGTCTGTGTGGATCAGAATACAAAAAGATCGTCAGGAGAGTGGAGCAATGCACATGATGTTGGAATGCTGTCTGAATGCAGTAAGAGGTCCAAGTTGTTCCGGGATCCCCAGCATGAGATGACTGATGG GTGTGAAACCGTAAGTGGTAGTCCTTCAGTAAGTGAGCAAAAGCAACCAGAAGATGTCCcagaacctttacatatttgtgaGGACTCCACAGAAATGGGACACTGTGTCAAAATCCAACATGAAAAACCACCAAGTGATCTGTCACAGGAAGAAAAACTTGGCACTGCAGAGATATCAAGTGAAGATGTCACTCATGGGATTTGTAGTTCTCAAACTAGTCAAAGATCAGAATCTAAGGGTCAGATGTGTACGGGGCAAAAAGAATGGTCTCAGGACAC TGATGAAGACATTTATCGAGACGAAGATGAAATTGAAAAAGAGAAAATCCAGAAAGGGGTTGCAACCCATGAAAAAGCCTTAACAG ATGATCTTAAATTAGGAGTGGGACCAGAAGTTGACATAATAGAATATTGTCAAAGGGAATGGAGAGGTAAAACAACAGTAGCAAAGAAAATGAAGGAG GGTTATGAAGAAGTGTCTCACTTTTTCGGTTCCATAAGACGTGTAAGGGGAGATAATTATTGTGCCTTAAGAGCTACCTTATTCCAGTGCCTTAGTCAGATGACAAAGCTTCCACAGTGGATGGATGAGGATCTTACTCAA TTGCCCGAAAAGCTTGTTAAAAAATACGAGTGGATCAAACTGTGGAGATTCTGGCATTCGCATGGAAGCAAAAAAACATGGGTGCAGATAAAGGAGTCCTTGGAGCTGTTTAAGAAAAAG TGGTCCGAATTGAGTGAACTAAAGATCCCAGACGAGAAACGAGCTGCTTGTGATGAGATCTTTCAGAATGAAGAGGAGTACTGCTTGTATGAGGCAGTGAAGTTCTTGATGCTGAAAACTGCTATTGACTTATTTAATGCCAACGAAGATGGCAAGGAAGTACCAGTGTTCTCATGGCTACTATTTGCTAGAAACACATCTAATAATCCTCGGGAGTTTATGAAGAATCACTTAAATCACGTGGGGCACTCCGGAGGACTGGAGCAG gtTGAAATGTTTCTCCTTGGATATGCGTTGCATCACACCATCAAAGTATATAGATTATATAAATATGGAACGGATGAATTTATTACCCACTATCCCGATGACCAGGCTGACTGGCCCGTGGTAACCCTTATAACTGAAGACGATCGACATTACAATGTTCCAGTAGGAGTATGTGAAGAGACAAGTTTATGA
- the OTULIN gene encoding ubiquitin thioesterase otulin isoform X5 produces MQCETVSGSPSVSEQKQPEDVPEPLHICEDSTEMGHCVKIQHEKPPSDLSQEEKLGTAEISSEDVTHGICSSQTSQRSESKGQMCTGQKEWSQDTDEDIYRDEDEIEKEKIQKGVATHEKALTDDLKLGVGPEVDIIEYCQREWRGKTTVAKKMKEGYEEVSHFFGSIRRVRGDNYCALRATLFQCLSQMTKLPQWMDEDLTQLPEKLVKKYEWIKLWRFWHSHGSKKTWVQIKESLELFKKKWSELSELKIPDEKRAACDEIFQNEEEYCLYEAVKFLMLKTAIDLFNANEDGKEVPVFSWLLFARNTSNNPREFMKNHLNHVGHSGGLEQVEMFLLGYALHHTIKVYRLYKYGTDEFITHYPDDQADWPVVTLITEDDRHYNVPVGVCEETSL; encoded by the exons ATGCA GTGTGAAACCGTAAGTGGTAGTCCTTCAGTAAGTGAGCAAAAGCAACCAGAAGATGTCCcagaacctttacatatttgtgaGGACTCCACAGAAATGGGACACTGTGTCAAAATCCAACATGAAAAACCACCAAGTGATCTGTCACAGGAAGAAAAACTTGGCACTGCAGAGATATCAAGTGAAGATGTCACTCATGGGATTTGTAGTTCTCAAACTAGTCAAAGATCAGAATCTAAGGGTCAGATGTGTACGGGGCAAAAAGAATGGTCTCAGGACAC TGATGAAGACATTTATCGAGACGAAGATGAAATTGAAAAAGAGAAAATCCAGAAAGGGGTTGCAACCCATGAAAAAGCCTTAACAG ATGATCTTAAATTAGGAGTGGGACCAGAAGTTGACATAATAGAATATTGTCAAAGGGAATGGAGAGGTAAAACAACAGTAGCAAAGAAAATGAAGGAG GGTTATGAAGAAGTGTCTCACTTTTTCGGTTCCATAAGACGTGTAAGGGGAGATAATTATTGTGCCTTAAGAGCTACCTTATTCCAGTGCCTTAGTCAGATGACAAAGCTTCCACAGTGGATGGATGAGGATCTTACTCAA TTGCCCGAAAAGCTTGTTAAAAAATACGAGTGGATCAAACTGTGGAGATTCTGGCATTCGCATGGAAGCAAAAAAACATGGGTGCAGATAAAGGAGTCCTTGGAGCTGTTTAAGAAAAAG TGGTCCGAATTGAGTGAACTAAAGATCCCAGACGAGAAACGAGCTGCTTGTGATGAGATCTTTCAGAATGAAGAGGAGTACTGCTTGTATGAGGCAGTGAAGTTCTTGATGCTGAAAACTGCTATTGACTTATTTAATGCCAACGAAGATGGCAAGGAAGTACCAGTGTTCTCATGGCTACTATTTGCTAGAAACACATCTAATAATCCTCGGGAGTTTATGAAGAATCACTTAAATCACGTGGGGCACTCCGGAGGACTGGAGCAG gtTGAAATGTTTCTCCTTGGATATGCGTTGCATCACACCATCAAAGTATATAGATTATATAAATATGGAACGGATGAATTTATTACCCACTATCCCGATGACCAGGCTGACTGGCCCGTGGTAACCCTTATAACTGAAGACGATCGACATTACAATGTTCCAGTAGGAGTATGTGAAGAGACAAGTTTATGA
- the OTULIN gene encoding ubiquitin thioesterase otulin isoform X3, with protein MEQESVVQRYTISGNYHCKYSAESYGGDILVSKQEPDVPVKEEVEGPPESSQQLEPEFLNCVAEVSYYTRRNPLLPENSDEIENGCETVSGSPSVSEQKQPEDVPEPLHICEDSTEMGHCVKIQHEKPPSDLSQEEKLGTAEISSEDVTHGICSSQTSQRSESKGQMCTGQKEWSQDTDEDIYRDEDEIEKEKIQKGVATHEKALTDDLKLGVGPEVDIIEYCQREWRGKTTVAKKMKEGYEEVSHFFGSIRRVRGDNYCALRATLFQCLSQMTKLPQWMDEDLTQLPEKLVKKYEWIKLWRFWHSHGSKKTWVQIKESLELFKKKWSELSELKIPDEKRAACDEIFQNEEEYCLYEAVKFLMLKTAIDLFNANEDGKEVPVFSWLLFARNTSNNPREFMKNHLNHVGHSGGLEQVEMFLLGYALHHTIKVYRLYKYGTDEFITHYPDDQADWPVVTLITEDDRHYNVPVGVCEETSL; from the exons ATGGAGCAGGAAAGTGTAGTGCAGAGGTATACCATTTCCGGTAATTATCACTGTAAGTACAGCGCTGAGTCGTATGGTGGCGACATTCTTGTCAG CAAACAAGAGCCAGATGTACCCGTAAAAGAGGAAGTAGAGGGCCCTCCCGAAAGTTCACAGCAGCTCGAACCTGAGTTTCTGAATTGTGTTGCCGAGGTGTCCTATTATACCAGAAGAAATCCTTTACTTCCTGAAAATAGCGATGAGATAGAAAATGG GTGTGAAACCGTAAGTGGTAGTCCTTCAGTAAGTGAGCAAAAGCAACCAGAAGATGTCCcagaacctttacatatttgtgaGGACTCCACAGAAATGGGACACTGTGTCAAAATCCAACATGAAAAACCACCAAGTGATCTGTCACAGGAAGAAAAACTTGGCACTGCAGAGATATCAAGTGAAGATGTCACTCATGGGATTTGTAGTTCTCAAACTAGTCAAAGATCAGAATCTAAGGGTCAGATGTGTACGGGGCAAAAAGAATGGTCTCAGGACAC TGATGAAGACATTTATCGAGACGAAGATGAAATTGAAAAAGAGAAAATCCAGAAAGGGGTTGCAACCCATGAAAAAGCCTTAACAG ATGATCTTAAATTAGGAGTGGGACCAGAAGTTGACATAATAGAATATTGTCAAAGGGAATGGAGAGGTAAAACAACAGTAGCAAAGAAAATGAAGGAG GGTTATGAAGAAGTGTCTCACTTTTTCGGTTCCATAAGACGTGTAAGGGGAGATAATTATTGTGCCTTAAGAGCTACCTTATTCCAGTGCCTTAGTCAGATGACAAAGCTTCCACAGTGGATGGATGAGGATCTTACTCAA TTGCCCGAAAAGCTTGTTAAAAAATACGAGTGGATCAAACTGTGGAGATTCTGGCATTCGCATGGAAGCAAAAAAACATGGGTGCAGATAAAGGAGTCCTTGGAGCTGTTTAAGAAAAAG TGGTCCGAATTGAGTGAACTAAAGATCCCAGACGAGAAACGAGCTGCTTGTGATGAGATCTTTCAGAATGAAGAGGAGTACTGCTTGTATGAGGCAGTGAAGTTCTTGATGCTGAAAACTGCTATTGACTTATTTAATGCCAACGAAGATGGCAAGGAAGTACCAGTGTTCTCATGGCTACTATTTGCTAGAAACACATCTAATAATCCTCGGGAGTTTATGAAGAATCACTTAAATCACGTGGGGCACTCCGGAGGACTGGAGCAG gtTGAAATGTTTCTCCTTGGATATGCGTTGCATCACACCATCAAAGTATATAGATTATATAAATATGGAACGGATGAATTTATTACCCACTATCCCGATGACCAGGCTGACTGGCCCGTGGTAACCCTTATAACTGAAGACGATCGACATTACAATGTTCCAGTAGGAGTATGTGAAGAGACAAGTTTATGA
- the OTULIN gene encoding ubiquitin thioesterase otulin isoform X4 — protein MALEPMNCVCVDQNTKRSSGEWSNAHDVGMLSECSKRSKLFRDPQHEMTDGCETVSGSPSVSEQKQPEDVPEPLHICEDSTEMGHCVKIQHEKPPSDLSQEEKLGTAEISSEDVTHGICSSQTSQRSESKGQMCTGQKEWSQDTDEDIYRDEDEIEKEKIQKGVATHEKALTDDLKLGVGPEVDIIEYCQREWRGKTTVAKKMKEGYEEVSHFFGSIRRVRGDNYCALRATLFQCLSQMTKLPQWMDEDLTQLPEKLVKKYEWIKLWRFWHSHGSKKTWVQIKESLELFKKKWSELSELKIPDEKRAACDEIFQNEEEYCLYEAVKFLMLKTAIDLFNANEDGKEVPVFSWLLFARNTSNNPREFMKNHLNHVGHSGGLEQVEMFLLGYALHHTIKVYRLYKYGTDEFITHYPDDQADWPVVTLITEDDRHYNVPVGVCEETSL, from the exons ATGGCGCTGGAACCTATGAATTGTGTCTGTGTGGATCAGAATACAAAAAGATCGTCAGGAGAGTGGAGCAATGCACATGATGTTGGAATGCTGTCTGAATGCAGTAAGAGGTCCAAGTTGTTCCGGGATCCCCAGCATGAGATGACTGATGG GTGTGAAACCGTAAGTGGTAGTCCTTCAGTAAGTGAGCAAAAGCAACCAGAAGATGTCCcagaacctttacatatttgtgaGGACTCCACAGAAATGGGACACTGTGTCAAAATCCAACATGAAAAACCACCAAGTGATCTGTCACAGGAAGAAAAACTTGGCACTGCAGAGATATCAAGTGAAGATGTCACTCATGGGATTTGTAGTTCTCAAACTAGTCAAAGATCAGAATCTAAGGGTCAGATGTGTACGGGGCAAAAAGAATGGTCTCAGGACAC TGATGAAGACATTTATCGAGACGAAGATGAAATTGAAAAAGAGAAAATCCAGAAAGGGGTTGCAACCCATGAAAAAGCCTTAACAG ATGATCTTAAATTAGGAGTGGGACCAGAAGTTGACATAATAGAATATTGTCAAAGGGAATGGAGAGGTAAAACAACAGTAGCAAAGAAAATGAAGGAG GGTTATGAAGAAGTGTCTCACTTTTTCGGTTCCATAAGACGTGTAAGGGGAGATAATTATTGTGCCTTAAGAGCTACCTTATTCCAGTGCCTTAGTCAGATGACAAAGCTTCCACAGTGGATGGATGAGGATCTTACTCAA TTGCCCGAAAAGCTTGTTAAAAAATACGAGTGGATCAAACTGTGGAGATTCTGGCATTCGCATGGAAGCAAAAAAACATGGGTGCAGATAAAGGAGTCCTTGGAGCTGTTTAAGAAAAAG TGGTCCGAATTGAGTGAACTAAAGATCCCAGACGAGAAACGAGCTGCTTGTGATGAGATCTTTCAGAATGAAGAGGAGTACTGCTTGTATGAGGCAGTGAAGTTCTTGATGCTGAAAACTGCTATTGACTTATTTAATGCCAACGAAGATGGCAAGGAAGTACCAGTGTTCTCATGGCTACTATTTGCTAGAAACACATCTAATAATCCTCGGGAGTTTATGAAGAATCACTTAAATCACGTGGGGCACTCCGGAGGACTGGAGCAG gtTGAAATGTTTCTCCTTGGATATGCGTTGCATCACACCATCAAAGTATATAGATTATATAAATATGGAACGGATGAATTTATTACCCACTATCCCGATGACCAGGCTGACTGGCCCGTGGTAACCCTTATAACTGAAGACGATCGACATTACAATGTTCCAGTAGGAGTATGTGAAGAGACAAGTTTATGA
- the OTULIN gene encoding ubiquitin thioesterase otulin isoform X1 has product MEQESVVQRYTISGNYHCKYSAESYGGDILVSKQEPDVPVKEEVEGPPESSQQLEPEFLNCVAEVSYYTRRNPLLPENSDEIENGEKTLDFLDTGDIYFNQIQGIMALEPMNCVCVDQNTKRSSGEWSNAHDVGMLSECSKRSKLFRDPQHEMTDGCETVSGSPSVSEQKQPEDVPEPLHICEDSTEMGHCVKIQHEKPPSDLSQEEKLGTAEISSEDVTHGICSSQTSQRSESKGQMCTGQKEWSQDTDEDIYRDEDEIEKEKIQKGVATHEKALTDDLKLGVGPEVDIIEYCQREWRGKTTVAKKMKEGYEEVSHFFGSIRRVRGDNYCALRATLFQCLSQMTKLPQWMDEDLTQLPEKLVKKYEWIKLWRFWHSHGSKKTWVQIKESLELFKKKWSELSELKIPDEKRAACDEIFQNEEEYCLYEAVKFLMLKTAIDLFNANEDGKEVPVFSWLLFARNTSNNPREFMKNHLNHVGHSGGLEQVEMFLLGYALHHTIKVYRLYKYGTDEFITHYPDDQADWPVVTLITEDDRHYNVPVGVCEETSL; this is encoded by the exons ATGGAGCAGGAAAGTGTAGTGCAGAGGTATACCATTTCCGGTAATTATCACTGTAAGTACAGCGCTGAGTCGTATGGTGGCGACATTCTTGTCAG CAAACAAGAGCCAGATGTACCCGTAAAAGAGGAAGTAGAGGGCCCTCCCGAAAGTTCACAGCAGCTCGAACCTGAGTTTCTGAATTGTGTTGCCGAGGTGTCCTATTATACCAGAAGAAATCCTTTACTTCCTGAAAATAGCGATGAGATAGAAAATGG AGAAAAGACTCTTGATTTTCTGGATACTGGAGACATTTACTTTAACCAGATTCAAGGAATAATGGCGCTGGAACCTATGAATTGTGTCTGTGTGGATCAGAATACAAAAAGATCGTCAGGAGAGTGGAGCAATGCACATGATGTTGGAATGCTGTCTGAATGCAGTAAGAGGTCCAAGTTGTTCCGGGATCCCCAGCATGAGATGACTGATGG GTGTGAAACCGTAAGTGGTAGTCCTTCAGTAAGTGAGCAAAAGCAACCAGAAGATGTCCcagaacctttacatatttgtgaGGACTCCACAGAAATGGGACACTGTGTCAAAATCCAACATGAAAAACCACCAAGTGATCTGTCACAGGAAGAAAAACTTGGCACTGCAGAGATATCAAGTGAAGATGTCACTCATGGGATTTGTAGTTCTCAAACTAGTCAAAGATCAGAATCTAAGGGTCAGATGTGTACGGGGCAAAAAGAATGGTCTCAGGACAC TGATGAAGACATTTATCGAGACGAAGATGAAATTGAAAAAGAGAAAATCCAGAAAGGGGTTGCAACCCATGAAAAAGCCTTAACAG ATGATCTTAAATTAGGAGTGGGACCAGAAGTTGACATAATAGAATATTGTCAAAGGGAATGGAGAGGTAAAACAACAGTAGCAAAGAAAATGAAGGAG GGTTATGAAGAAGTGTCTCACTTTTTCGGTTCCATAAGACGTGTAAGGGGAGATAATTATTGTGCCTTAAGAGCTACCTTATTCCAGTGCCTTAGTCAGATGACAAAGCTTCCACAGTGGATGGATGAGGATCTTACTCAA TTGCCCGAAAAGCTTGTTAAAAAATACGAGTGGATCAAACTGTGGAGATTCTGGCATTCGCATGGAAGCAAAAAAACATGGGTGCAGATAAAGGAGTCCTTGGAGCTGTTTAAGAAAAAG TGGTCCGAATTGAGTGAACTAAAGATCCCAGACGAGAAACGAGCTGCTTGTGATGAGATCTTTCAGAATGAAGAGGAGTACTGCTTGTATGAGGCAGTGAAGTTCTTGATGCTGAAAACTGCTATTGACTTATTTAATGCCAACGAAGATGGCAAGGAAGTACCAGTGTTCTCATGGCTACTATTTGCTAGAAACACATCTAATAATCCTCGGGAGTTTATGAAGAATCACTTAAATCACGTGGGGCACTCCGGAGGACTGGAGCAG gtTGAAATGTTTCTCCTTGGATATGCGTTGCATCACACCATCAAAGTATATAGATTATATAAATATGGAACGGATGAATTTATTACCCACTATCCCGATGACCAGGCTGACTGGCCCGTGGTAACCCTTATAACTGAAGACGATCGACATTACAATGTTCCAGTAGGAGTATGTGAAGAGACAAGTTTATGA